The following proteins are co-located in the Balaenoptera acutorostrata chromosome 3 unlocalized genomic scaffold, mBalAcu1.1 SUPER_3_unloc_1, whole genome shotgun sequence genome:
- the LOC103010006 gene encoding uncharacterized protein LOC103010006 — protein MHAFSLSSTPSTGSFTKDSVLSLSQPVKAQFQFDPETVTYPDNLTSPRGSSRPQACTPRPLIPAGSSHAHPRAVAAPQPGKHAPESRERFPGVLGAAIPAPRSPETGAGRAAAAATSGRSPRPKRHTSRLCPRDGGALPSPPRAAHRDRSVCHRRLSARRTSNPSPAPAPRPPRRPGPSPAPPRLPHSPFLVGTPSTAPVTASAHSLRDIEGHSPRRLLPPLLLLPPLGPRPSPPPPPPPAPPSAPAPAPPAILLLPSPPPPPVSAPVSGSGSGASPGFPRRHFDAWSEQEGLGSARAWGACAALRSRPEPPPIPAAAAPVVTWAGGGARALAGRGGAFTGPGIGWSRVRAHYSRSPLGV, from the coding sequence ATGCACGCTTTTAGCCTTTCAAGTACTCCAAGCACAGGATCCTTTACCAAAGACTCCGTATTGTCTCTCTCCCAACCTGTCAAAGCGCAATTCCAGTTTGATCCCGAAACAGTAACTTACCCGGACAATTTAACTTCTCCCCGGGGGAGCAGCCGTCCACAGGCCTGCACTCCTCGACCCCTGATTCCGGCCGGCAGCTCTCACGCCCACCCCAGGGCGGTCGCAGCCCCGCAGCCGGGTAAACACGCGCCCGAGTCTCGGGAGCGGTTTCCCGGTGTCCTGGGAGCGGCGATTCCCGCCCCTCGTAGCCCCGAGACGGGAGCCGGCCGGGCCGCCGCCGCGGCCACCTCGGGCCGCTCTCCCCGCCCCAAGCGCCACACCTCGCGCCTCTGCCCCCGGGACGGCGGCGCACTGCCCAGCCCGCCCCGCGCAGCGCACCGGGACCGGTCAGTCTGCCACCGCCGCCTCAGCGCCAGACGGACCAGTAACCCttccccggccccggccccgcgccCCCCGCGGCGGCCGGGCCCCAGCCCTGCGCCCCCACGGCTCCCGCACAGCCCCTTCCTCGTCGGGACGCCCAGCACCGCGCCGGTAACAGCCTCGGCTCACAGCCTCAGAGACATCGAGGGACACTCACCCCGGAGGCTCCtcccgccgctgctgctgctgccaccgctGGGACCGCGGCCgtcgcccccgccgccgccgccgcctgcaCCGCCGTCCGCACCGGCGCCAGCGCCCCCGGCCATCCTCCTCCTGCCGTCGCCGCCGCCACCTCCCGTCTCCGCTCCTGTCAGTGGCTCAGGCTCCGGGGCTTCTCCAGGTTTCCCTCGCCGCCATTTTGACGCCTGGAGCGAGCAGGAGGGGCTCGGCTCGGCGCGGGCCTGGGGCGCCTGCGCGGCGCTGCGGAGCCGGCCCGAGCCCCCGCCCatccccgccgccgccgcgcccgtGGTCACGTGGGCCGGCGGCGGCGCGCGCGCCCTGGCTGGCCGGGGAGGCGCGTTCACGGGACCCGGGATCGGTTGGAGCCGAGTGCGCGCGCATTATTCCCGCTCTCCGCTCGGAGTCTGA